Proteins encoded by one window of Emticicia oligotrophica DSM 17448:
- a CDS encoding DUF11 domain-containing protein: MKNLYIHHLLFVFLSVQLIFGGINAEAKSEAIGLAVKKNKRNNILRLLSKLETDLTDVSLSQTTSGSYVTTGSNVTFTLTLNNEGQTNISGLEITDILPSELSLLNVSPSIGTTSILNNIITWRIDNFPAFSTPITLNITAKVNSSGVFNNFAEVTAMNETDIDSKPKNNVLVEDDIAIACTSVPYRYCSGAQIEISASATSGYNNYQWYRNGEIIVGATSQSYTITSEGSYTYTADVSVGTSSCTGTLCCPIVVERYPEIVLTGIQTSPSCGNSNGSVSLTATGGTGSYSYSRDGVNYFSTNIFSGLVAGTYNFYVRDGIGCVGNTTVTLVSNDSNISLVATQTSPSCGNSNGSVSLTATGGTGSYSYSRDGINYFSTNIFSGLVAGTYNFYVKDGSGCVGSMTLTLVSNNSSLSLTGIQTSPSCGNSNGSVSLTATGGTGSYSYKSRWC; encoded by the coding sequence ATGAAGAATCTTTATATACATCATTTACTGTTTGTTTTTTTATCAGTACAACTAATTTTTGGAGGTATTAATGCCGAGGCTAAGAGCGAAGCTATTGGATTGGCAGTAAAGAAAAACAAAAGGAATAATATTCTAAGACTTCTATCTAAACTTGAGACAGATTTAACAGATGTTTCTCTCTCTCAAACCACTAGTGGTTCTTATGTAACCACTGGTAGTAATGTTACATTTACGCTTACTCTTAATAATGAAGGACAAACAAATATTTCTGGTCTTGAAATAACTGATATACTACCTTCTGAGTTATCCCTATTAAATGTATCTCCAAGTATAGGAACTACTAGTATCTTGAATAATATTATAACTTGGAGGATAGATAACTTTCCCGCCTTTTCGACGCCGATTACCTTAAATATCACTGCAAAAGTCAATAGTTCTGGAGTGTTCAATAATTTCGCGGAAGTAACGGCGATGAATGAAACAGATATTGATAGTAAACCTAAAAACAATGTGTTGGTAGAAGATGATATCGCAATTGCTTGTACAAGTGTACCATATAGATATTGTTCGGGAGCTCAGATAGAGATAAGTGCATCAGCAACGTCAGGGTACAACAATTATCAATGGTATAGAAATGGTGAAATAATAGTAGGGGCTACAAGTCAGAGCTACACGATCACAAGCGAAGGGAGTTACACATACACAGCAGACGTAAGTGTGGGTACTTCGAGTTGTACTGGGACTTTATGTTGTCCAATTGTTGTAGAGCGTTACCCTGAAATTGTTTTGACAGGAATTCAGACCTCACCAAGCTGTGGTAACAGCAATGGAAGTGTAAGTTTAACGGCAACTGGCGGAACGGGTAGTTACAGTTATAGTCGAGATGGTGTTAACTATTTCAGTACGAATATATTTAGTGGTTTAGTGGCGGGTACCTACAATTTTTATGTAAGAGACGGCATCGGATGTGTGGGAAATACAACAGTTACGTTAGTGAGCAATGATAGTAATATTAGCTTGGTAGCGACTCAGACGTCACCAAGTTGTGGTAACAGCAATGGAAGTGTGAGTTTAACGGCAACTGGCGGAACGGGTAGTTACAGTTATAGTAGAGATGGGATTAACTATTTCAGTACGAATATATTCAGTGGTTTAGTAGCGGGTACCTACAATTTTTATGTGAAAGATGGCAGTGGATGTGTGGGAAGTATGACGTTGACATTAGTAAGTAATAACAGTAGTCTTAGTTTGACAGGAATTCAGACCTCACCAAGTTGTGGCAACAGCAATGGAAGTGTGAGTTTAACGGCAACTGGCGGAACGGGCAGTTACAGTTATAAGTCGAGATGGTGTTAA
- a CDS encoding SprB repeat-containing protein — MKDGSGCVGSMTLTLVSNNSSLSLTGIQTSPSCGNSNGSVSLTATGGTGSYSYSRDGINYFSTNVFSGLVAGTYNFYVKDGSGCVGNTTVTLVRQ, encoded by the coding sequence GTGAAAGACGGCAGTGGATGTGTAGGAAGTATGACCTTGACATTAGTAAGTAATAACAGTAGTCTTAGTTTGACAGGAATTCAGACCTCACCAAGTTGTGGCAACAGCAATGGAAGTGTGAGTTTAACGGCAACTGGAGGAACGGGCAGTTACAGTTATAGTAGAGATGGGATTAACTATTTCAGTACGAATGTATTCAGTGGTTTAGTAGCAGGTACCTACAATTTTTATGTGAAAGATGGCAGTGGATGTGTGGGAAATACAACAGTTACGTTAGTGAGACAATAA
- a CDS encoding hyalin domain-containing protein: MTGIQTSPSCGNSNGSVSLMATGGTGSYSYSRDGINYFSTNVFSGLVAGTYNFYVKDGSGCVGSTTVTLVSNDSNISLVATQTSPSCGNGNGSVSLTATGGTGSYSYSRDGINYFSTNVFSGLVAGTYNFYVKDGSGCVGSTTVTLVSNNSSLSLTGIQTSPSCGNSNGSVSLTATGGTGSYSYSRDGINYFSTNVFSGLVAGTYNFYVKDGSGCVGSMTLTLVSNNSSLSLTGIQTSPSCGNSNGSVSLTATGGTGSYSYSRDGVNYFSTNVFSGLVAGTYNFYVKDGSGCVGSTTVTLVSNNSSLSLTGIQTSPSCGNGNGSVSLTATGGTGSYSYSRDGINYFSTNVFSGLVAGTYNFYVKDGSGCVGSMTLTLVSNNSSLSLTGIQTSPSCGNSNGSVSLTATGGTGSYSYSRDGINYFSTNVFSGLVAGTYNFYVKDGSGCVGNTTVTLVSNNSSLSLTGIQTSPSCGNSNGSVSLMATGGTGSYSYSRDGINYFSTNVFSGLVAGTYNFM; this comes from the coding sequence TTGACAGGAATTCAGACCTCACCAAGTTGTGGCAACAGCAATGGAAGTGTGAGTTTAATGGCAACTGGAGGAACGGGTAGTTACAGTTATAGTAGAGATGGGATTAACTATTTCAGTACGAATGTATTCAGTGGTTTAGTAGCGGGTACCTACAATTTTTATGTGAAAGATGGCAGCGGATGTGTGGGAAGTACAACAGTTACGTTAGTGAGCAATGATAGTAATATTAGCTTGGTAGCGACTCAGACCTCACCAAGTTGTGGCAACGGCAATGGAAGTGTGAGTTTAACGGCAACTGGCGGAACGGGTAGTTATAGTTACAGCCGCGATGGGATTAACTATTTCAGTACAAATGTATTCAGTGGTTTAGTAGCAGGAACCTACAATTTTTATGTGAAAGACGGCAGTGGATGTGTGGGAAGTACAACAGTTACGTTAGTAAGTAATAACAGTAGTCTTAGTTTGACAGGAATTCAGACCTCACCAAGTTGTGGTAACAGCAATGGAAGTGTGAGTTTAACGGCAACTGGCGGAACGGGCAGTTACAGTTATAGTAGAGATGGAATTAACTATTTCAGTACAAATGTATTCAGTGGTTTAGTAGCAGGAACCTACAATTTTTATGTGAAAGATGGCAGCGGATGTGTGGGAAGTATGACGTTGACATTAGTAAGTAATAACAGTAGTCTTAGTTTGACAGGAATTCAGACCTCACCAAGTTGTGGCAACAGCAATGGAAGTGTGAGTTTAACGGCAACTGGCGGAACGGGCAGTTATAGTTACAGCCGAGATGGTGTTAACTATTTCAGTACGAATGTATTCAGTGGTTTAGTAGCGGGTACCTACAATTTTTATGTGAAAGATGGCAGCGGATGTGTGGGAAGTACAACAGTTACGTTAGTAAGTAATAACAGTAGTCTTAGTTTGACAGGAATTCAGACCTCACCAAGTTGTGGCAACGGCAATGGAAGTGTGAGTTTAACGGCAACTGGCGGAACGGGCAGTTATAGTTACAGCCGAGATGGGATTAACTATTTCAGTACGAATGTATTCAGTGGTTTAGTAGCAGGTACCTACAATTTTTATGTGAAAGACGGCAGTGGATGTGTAGGAAGTATGACCTTGACATTAGTAAGTAATAACAGTAGTCTTAGTTTGACAGGAATTCAGACCTCACCAAGTTGTGGTAACAGCAATGGAAGTGTGAGTTTAACGGCAACTGGAGGAACGGGCAGTTACAGTTACAGTAGAGATGGGATTAACTATTTCAGTACGAATGTATTCAGTGGTTTAGTAGCAGGTACCTACAATTTTTATGTGAAAGACGGCAGTGGATGTGTGGGAAATACAACAGTTACGTTAGTGAGCAATAATAGTAGTCTTAGTTTGACAGGAATTCAGACGTCACCAAGTTGTGGTAACAGCAATGGAAGTGTGAGTTTAATGGCAACTGGCGGAACGGGCAGTTACAGTTATAGTAGAGATGGGATTAACTATTTCAGTACGAATGTATTCAGTGGTTTAGTAGCGGGTACCTACAATTTTATGTGA
- a CDS encoding SprB repeat-containing protein, with translation MKDGSGCVGSTTVTLVSNDSNISLVATQTSPSCGNGNGSVSLTATGGTGSYSYSRDGINYFSTNVFSGLVAGTYNFYVKDGSGCVGSMTLTLVSNNSSLSLTGIQTSPSCGNSNGSVSLTATGGTGSYSYSRDGINYFSTNVFSGLVAGTYNFYVKDGSGCVGNTTVTLVSNNSSLSLTGIQTSPSCGNSNGSVSLTATGGTGSYSYSRDGINYFSTNVFSGLVAGTYNFLCERRQWMCRKYDLDISK, from the coding sequence GTGAAAGATGGCAGCGGATGTGTGGGAAGTACAACAGTTACGTTAGTGAGCAATGATAGTAATATTAGCTTGGTAGCGACTCAGACCTCACCAAGTTGTGGCAACGGCAATGGAAGTGTGAGTTTAACGGCAACTGGCGGAACGGGTAGTTATAGTTACAGCCGCGATGGGATTAACTATTTCAGTACAAATGTATTCAGTGGTTTAGTAGCAGGAACCTACAATTTTTATGTGAAAGACGGCAGTGGATGTGTAGGAAGTATGACCTTGACATTAGTAAGTAATAACAGTAGTCTTAGCTTGACAGGAATTCAGACCTCACCAAGTTGTGGCAACAGCAATGGAAGTGTGAGTTTAACGGCAACTGGAGGAACGGGCAGTTACAGTTATAGTAGAGATGGGATTAACTATTTCAGTACGAATGTATTCAGTGGTTTAGTAGCAGGTACCTACAATTTTTATGTGAAAGATGGCAGTGGATGTGTGGGAAATACAACAGTTACGTTAGTGAGCAATAACAGTAGTCTTAGTTTGACAGGAATTCAGACCTCACCAAGTTGTGGTAACAGCAATGGAAGTGTGAGTTTAACGGCAACTGGAGGAACGGGTAGTTACAGTTACAGCCGCGATGGGATTAACTATTTCAGTACGAATGTATTCAGTGGTTTAGTAGCGGGTACCTACAATTTTTTATGTGAAAGACGGCAGTGGATGTGTAGGAAGTATGACCTTGACATTAGTAAGTAA
- a CDS encoding SprB repeat-containing protein, protein MKDGSGCVGSMTLTLVSNNSSLSLTGIQTSPSCGNSNGSVSLTATGGTGSYSYSRDGINYFSTNVFSGLVAGTYNFLCERRQWMCRKYDLDISK, encoded by the coding sequence GTGAAAGACGGCAGTGGATGTGTAGGAAGTATGACCTTGACATTAGTAAGTAATAACAGTAGTCTTAGTTTGACAGGAATTCAGACCTCACCAAGCTGTGGTAACAGCAATGGAAGTGTGAGTTTAACGGCAACTGGCGGAACGGGCAGTTACAGTTATAGTAGAGATGGAATTAACTATTTCAGTACGAATGTATTCAGTGGTTTAGTAGCGGGTACCTACAATTTTTTATGTGAAAGACGGCAGTGGATGTGTAGGAAGTATGACCTTGACATTAGTAAGTAA